Proteins from a genomic interval of Procambarus clarkii isolate CNS0578487 chromosome 45, FALCON_Pclarkii_2.0, whole genome shotgun sequence:
- the 7B2 gene encoding neuroendocrine protein 7B2: MLTAAVYLGVGSMLYLTSASYLPGSSGAASMGLSDAFLREMVARMGSGLADTGRDYLDLPPQGLGVPMAEGMSPRAMKELPGGAMPLDYEDLSLSPSLRDQEYLSHSSLLSTVLGNYEGKLKQRPKPNTSGLKSPSSGGEGVLPAYCNPPNPCPIGYTAADGCLEEFDNTAGFSRDYQSLQDCMCDTEHMFECVDSTRDSEITALARSIQNEGVLDSTLDKIMSGLSDGSHQLVAKKFHTKKSMNPYLQGERLPVAAKKGGML; encoded by the exons ATGCTGACAGCGGCTGTGTACCTCGGAGTGGGCTCTATGCTCTACTTGACGTCAGCGTCCTACCTGCCTGGCTCCTCG GGCGCAGCTTCCATGGGACTCTCTGATGCCTTCCTCAGGGAGATGGTTGCTAGGATGGGAAGCGGTTTGGCCGATACTGGTCGAGACTACCTCGACCTCCCCCCACAAGG GCTCGGGGTGCCCATGGCAGAGGGCATGTCCCCCAGGGCCATGAAGGAGCTGCCAGGGGGCGCCATGCCCCTGGACTACGAGGACCTGTCCCTCAGCCCGTCCCTTAGGGACCAGGAGtacctctctcactcctccctcctcAGCACCGTCCTCGGCAACTATG AGGGAAAGCTGAAGCAGCGACCCAAGCCTAACACGAGCGGCTTGAAGAGCCCCAGCAGCGGAGGAGAGGGTGTTCTACCAGCCTACTGCAACCCTCCCAACCCCTGTCCCATTGGTTACACCG CTGCCGACGGGTGTCTGGAGGAGTTCGACAACACGGCCGGCTTCTCCCGGGACTACCAGTCCCTGCAGGACTGCATGTGTGACACAGAACACATGTTTGAGTGCGTGGACTCCACCCGGGACTCTGAGATCACCGCCCTAGCGCGCTCAATCCAGAACGAAGGGGTGCTGGACTCTACTCTGGACAAGATCATGAGTGGATTG AGTGACGGAAGCCACCAGCTGGTTGCTAAGAAGTTTCACACAAAGAAG AGCATGAACCCCTACCTTCAGGGAGAGAGACTGCCGGTGGCGGCCAAGAAAGGCGGAATGCTGTAA